The Pseudomonas sp. TH06 genome has a window encoding:
- a CDS encoding NAD(P)-dependent alcohol dehydrogenase, with product MSNSEPATFNGWAATAAGAPLERYSYDPGALGEEDVEVAVEYCGVCHSDQSLIDNDWGISRYPFVPGHEVVGKIVRMGPQVRGLELGQRVGIGWYKGSCMHCSSCISGSQQLCGTAQPTIIGSNGGFADRLRAHWAWAIPVPEKLDPALVGPLFCAGSTVFNPLLQFGVKPTDRVGVVGIGGLGHLALRFLNAWGCEVTAFTSSLNKQDEAKRLGAHNVVASTDSEALKAIAGTLDFLLISANADLDWPAMLATLRGNGRLHFVGIVPSAIPVHVFDLIPQQKSLSASPVGSPGTMATMLEFCARHQILPQVEMFPMSKVNEAVDHLRSGKARYRVVLDASQ from the coding sequence ATGAGCAACAGCGAACCCGCAACTTTCAATGGCTGGGCTGCCACCGCTGCTGGTGCGCCACTGGAACGTTACAGCTATGATCCCGGCGCATTGGGCGAAGAAGATGTCGAAGTCGCTGTGGAATACTGCGGTGTCTGCCACTCCGATCAGTCGTTGATCGACAATGACTGGGGCATCAGCCGCTATCCGTTCGTCCCCGGCCACGAAGTGGTCGGCAAAATCGTGCGCATGGGTCCACAGGTGCGCGGTCTCGAACTCGGTCAGCGGGTCGGGATCGGTTGGTACAAGGGCAGTTGCATGCACTGCTCGTCCTGCATCTCCGGCTCACAACAACTGTGCGGCACCGCGCAGCCGACCATCATCGGCAGCAACGGCGGTTTCGCTGACCGTTTGCGCGCGCACTGGGCCTGGGCGATTCCGGTCCCCGAAAAGCTCGATCCGGCGCTGGTCGGGCCGCTGTTCTGTGCAGGCTCGACGGTGTTCAACCCGCTGCTGCAGTTCGGCGTCAAACCCACCGACCGCGTCGGCGTGGTCGGCATCGGTGGCCTCGGCCATCTGGCGCTGCGCTTTCTCAATGCCTGGGGCTGCGAGGTCACTGCCTTCACCTCATCGCTGAACAAGCAGGACGAAGCCAAACGGCTTGGCGCGCATAACGTCGTCGCTTCAACCGATAGCGAAGCGTTGAAGGCGATTGCCGGCACTCTGGACTTCCTGCTGATCAGCGCCAATGCCGACCTCGATTGGCCGGCCATGCTCGCCACCCTGCGCGGCAACGGCCGCTTGCACTTCGTCGGCATTGTGCCCAGCGCCATCCCGGTGCATGTGTTCGATCTGATTCCGCAGCAAAAATCGCTCTCCGCCTCACCGGTAGGCTCGCCGGGCACCATGGCGACCATGCTGGAGTTCTGTGCGCGGCACCAGATCCTGCCGCAGGTCGAGATGTTTCCCATGAGCAAGGTCAACGAAGCGGTTGATCACCTGCGCAGCGGCAAAGCGCGCTACCGCGTCGTACTGGACGCCAGCCAATAA
- a CDS encoding GGDEF domain-containing protein — MPLDPPTMLTISIALAAAAALYLTIEWRSIREPSLLFWSAGFATITVGSTLALLRSSGFLLIGIWFANGLLVTAHFLFLLGVARFTQARLSRAWSLIFVIWLIMLLLPDGPLWSKVMLAANSLLVALSTLKASLLLRPHGKSLSVGAVQLRYVLLAHGIFYVLKALTVMIPGTLIDLAAFRGEIIQISLVEGAMAIMLIALSMTGTERYRREKEIARLAARDPLTALYNRRALEMRAPRLLEGVSPEQPGALLLIDIDNFKLVNDQYGHTAGDRLLIALSELIRALLPRESLTARLGGDEFVILLANASNERIVELGNALREQFMTTSSQTFPTPDAVTLSIGATVFATPPTSLAALIEQGDAALYESKRGGRNRIRLTGLTTPG; from the coding sequence ATGCCGCTCGACCCTCCTACGATGTTGACTATCTCGATCGCACTCGCAGCCGCCGCTGCGCTGTATCTGACGATCGAGTGGCGCAGTATTCGTGAGCCTTCGCTACTGTTCTGGAGCGCCGGTTTCGCCACGATCACCGTCGGTTCAACCCTGGCCCTGCTGCGCAGCAGTGGTTTTCTACTGATCGGCATCTGGTTCGCCAACGGCCTGCTGGTGACTGCACATTTTCTATTTCTGCTGGGTGTTGCGCGCTTCACCCAAGCACGCCTGTCTCGCGCCTGGTCGCTGATCTTTGTCATCTGGCTGATCATGCTGCTGTTACCGGACGGGCCACTGTGGTCGAAGGTCATGCTGGCGGCCAACTCTTTGCTAGTGGCGCTGTCGACGCTCAAGGCGAGTTTGCTGCTGCGCCCCCACGGCAAGTCGCTGAGCGTCGGTGCGGTACAACTACGCTACGTCTTGCTGGCCCACGGGATTTTCTATGTGCTCAAAGCGCTGACCGTGATGATTCCCGGCACGCTCATCGATCTGGCGGCGTTTCGTGGCGAGATCATTCAGATCTCGCTGGTCGAAGGCGCCATGGCGATCATGCTGATCGCGCTGTCAATGACCGGCACCGAGCGCTACCGTCGTGAAAAAGAGATTGCCCGTCTCGCCGCCCGCGATCCGCTGACCGCCCTGTACAACCGCCGTGCCCTGGAAATGCGCGCACCGCGCCTGTTGGAGGGCGTCTCGCCGGAACAACCTGGCGCCCTACTATTGATCGATATCGACAATTTCAAACTGGTCAACGATCAGTACGGCCACACCGCCGGCGACCGCTTGCTGATCGCATTGAGCGAGTTGATCCGTGCGCTTCTGCCCCGGGAATCGTTGACGGCGCGTCTGGGCGGGGACGAGTTCGTGATCCTGCTGGCCAACGCCTCCAATGAACGCATTGTTGAATTGGGCAACGCCTTGCGCGAGCAGTTCATGACCACGTCTTCACAGACATTCCCGACGCCTGACGCCGTGACGCTGAGCATCGGCGCCACGGTTTTCGCCACACCGCCCACTAGTCTCGCCGCACTGATCGAACAAGGCGACGCCGCGCTGTATGAATCCAAACGCGGTGGGCGCAATCGTATTCGCCTGACCGGGCTCACCACTCCAGGATGA
- a CDS encoding PaaI family thioesterase: MSSFDTSLQDSAAPEGVCYGCGGRNPHGLHIKSHWHEDGIHVVAQHLPDAQYCGWPELVYGGLIAMLVDCHSNWTAMAYHYRAENRQPGTLPRIDCVTGNLGIKFIKPTPMGVALTLKAKVEGDVGRKTRVICEVFAGDVLTAVGDSVFVRVDTAQLAAAAQGR, translated from the coding sequence ATGTCCAGCTTCGACACCTCACTGCAAGACAGCGCCGCGCCTGAAGGCGTTTGCTATGGCTGTGGCGGCCGCAACCCGCACGGTCTGCACATCAAAAGCCACTGGCACGAAGACGGCATCCACGTTGTCGCGCAACATCTGCCTGACGCCCAATACTGCGGCTGGCCGGAACTGGTTTACGGCGGGCTGATCGCGATGCTGGTCGATTGCCATTCCAACTGGACCGCAATGGCTTATCACTACCGTGCAGAAAATCGCCAGCCCGGCACCCTGCCCCGCATCGACTGCGTCACCGGCAACCTCGGCATCAAGTTCATCAAACCGACGCCGATGGGCGTAGCGTTGACCCTCAAGGCGAAAGTCGAAGGTGACGTCGGGCGCAAGACCCGAGTGATCTGCGAGGTGTTTGCAGGGGATGTGCTGACAGCGGTGGGTGACTCGGTTTTTGTGCGGGTCGACACCGCGCAATTGGCAGCGGCGGCGCAAGGACGCTAA
- the mug gene encoding G/U mismatch-specific DNA glycosylase: MPPEKLNDILDKDLSVIFCGINPGLLAAAQGHHFAGRGNRFWRTLHLAGFTPEEICPENDRTILQYHCGLTAVVDRPTARADQLSRHEFDTAAAAFEQKIIHCAPDFVAFLGKAAFAALSGQREVQWGRQDSTFGGAAVWVLPNPSGRNLAFTQEQLVTAYQALRLAAKP; encoded by the coding sequence ATGCCCCCGGAAAAACTCAACGACATTCTCGATAAAGATCTTTCAGTGATTTTTTGCGGCATCAACCCCGGCCTGTTAGCCGCCGCGCAGGGGCATCACTTTGCCGGGCGAGGTAATCGGTTCTGGCGCACGCTGCATCTGGCCGGGTTCACGCCTGAGGAGATTTGCCCGGAAAATGACCGGACGATTCTGCAATATCACTGCGGATTGACCGCTGTCGTGGATCGCCCGACGGCGCGGGCTGATCAACTGTCACGGCACGAATTCGATACCGCCGCGGCAGCCTTCGAGCAGAAAATCATCCACTGTGCGCCAGACTTTGTTGCGTTTCTGGGCAAAGCGGCGTTTGCCGCGTTGTCCGGTCAACGTGAGGTGCAGTGGGGGCGTCAGGACAGCACCTTCGGCGGAGCGGCGGTGTGGGTGTTGCCTAATCCGAGTGGGCGCAATCTGGCGTTCACGCAGGAGCAATTGGTCACGGCGTATCAAGCACTTCGTCTGGCAGCCAAGCCTTAG
- a CDS encoding HIT domain-containing protein, protein MPLISQRVELARNGANDKVICRMPSGWAVMGDVQFLPGYCLLLPDPVVPSLNDLDGDARATYLLDMARLGDAVLQATDALRMNYEILGNSEPELHCHLFPRYASEPEEKRKMPAWFYDWKNAVPYAEEVHGELRTRIADLLGATSRPQ, encoded by the coding sequence ATGCCGCTGATTTCGCAACGCGTAGAACTGGCACGCAACGGAGCCAACGATAAAGTCATCTGCCGCATGCCATCCGGCTGGGCGGTGATGGGCGATGTGCAATTTCTTCCCGGCTACTGTCTGCTGCTTCCCGACCCCGTCGTGCCAAGCCTCAACGATCTTGATGGCGACGCCAGAGCCACTTACCTGCTCGATATGGCCCGCCTCGGCGATGCAGTGTTGCAGGCGACGGATGCATTGCGCATGAACTATGAAATCCTCGGAAACTCGGAACCCGAGTTGCACTGCCACCTTTTTCCTCGATACGCCTCGGAACCGGAAGAAAAGCGCAAGATGCCGGCGTGGTTCTATGACTGGAAGAACGCGGTGCCCTATGCAGAGGAAGTGCATGGTGAGTTGCGAACAAGGATTGCTGATTTGTTGGGTGCTACGAGTAGGCCTCAGTAG
- a CDS encoding GNAT family N-acetyltransferase: protein MTQQIRLASDFDAQAISQVIVATLRESNAHDYSPEIIGQVEKSFSPAAILQLLNQRRVFVATIDQHVVATASLDRDVVRSVFVAPCHQGAGIGKKLMETLESIAIKEGLQRLRVPSSITAEAFYASFGFEKIRDEFQGAERTIVMEKPLSRS, encoded by the coding sequence ATGACTCAACAGATTCGACTCGCATCCGACTTCGATGCCCAAGCCATAAGCCAAGTGATTGTCGCTACTTTGCGTGAATCCAATGCTCACGACTATTCGCCGGAAATCATCGGTCAGGTGGAGAAAAGCTTCTCTCCTGCGGCGATCCTGCAGTTGTTGAATCAGCGTCGGGTGTTTGTGGCGACAATCGATCAGCACGTCGTTGCAACGGCCAGTCTTGATCGAGATGTGGTTAGAAGCGTGTTTGTTGCTCCGTGCCATCAAGGCGCCGGAATCGGCAAAAAGCTGATGGAGACCCTTGAGTCAATCGCCATCAAGGAAGGCCTACAGCGCCTGCGAGTGCCCTCTTCCATTACCGCCGAAGCCTTTTATGCCTCGTTCGGTTTCGAGAAAATCCGCGATGAGTTTCAGGGTGCCGAACGCACGATCGTCATGGAGAAACCGCTGAGCCGGTCGTGA
- a CDS encoding OsmC domain/YcaO domain-containing protein, which translates to MEIKVNFLDNLRLEAKFDDFTVIADQPIRYKGDGSAPGPFDYFLASSALCAAYFVKLYCDTRNIPTENIRLSQNNIVDPENRYNQIFKIQVELPADISEKDRLGILRSIDRCTVKKVVQTGPEFIIEEVENLDADAQALLMPHSTSEAGTYIAGKDLPLEQTIANMSGILADLGMKIEIASWRNIVPNVWSLHIRDAHSPMCFTNGKGATKEGALASALGEFIERLNCNFFYNDQFWGEEIANAEFVHYPDERWFKPGPKDALPSEILDEYCLGIYNRDGELLGSHLYDTNSGNIQRGICSLPFVRQSDNEVVYFPSNLIENLYLSNGMSAGNTLAEAQVQCLSEIFERAVKREILEGEMALPDVPQAVLEKYPSILAGIKGLEEQGFPVLVKDASLGGEFPVMCVTLMNPRTGGVFASFGAHPSLEVALERSLTELLQGRSFEGLNDLPQPTFSGQAVTEPNNFVEHFIDSSGVVSWRFFSAKADFEFVEWDFSGQGEDSNAEEAATLFGILEDMGKEVYMAVYEHIGAKACRILVPDYSEIYPVDDLIWDNTNKALQFRADILNLHSLSKVGLRNLAQGLENSELDDYTEITTLIGIEFDDNTPWGKLTILELRLLIYLALQKYDQAKDLVEAFLQYNDNTVERGLFYQAVNVVLEMELDEDLQLADYETNFRRMFGDERMDAAIGSVNGSVRFHGLTPTSLKLEGLDRHLRLIESYKKLHSARAKVVGSMQ; encoded by the coding sequence ATGGAAATCAAGGTCAACTTTCTCGACAATCTTCGACTTGAAGCCAAGTTCGACGACTTCACGGTGATCGCCGATCAGCCTATTCGCTACAAGGGCGATGGCTCGGCACCGGGTCCGTTCGATTACTTCCTGGCATCGTCGGCCTTGTGCGCGGCTTACTTTGTGAAGTTGTACTGCGACACGCGCAACATCCCCACCGAAAACATTCGTCTGTCGCAGAACAACATTGTCGATCCGGAAAACCGCTACAACCAGATCTTCAAGATCCAGGTCGAACTGCCGGCGGACATCTCGGAAAAGGACCGTCTGGGTATCCTGCGCTCCATCGACCGTTGTACGGTGAAGAAGGTCGTGCAGACCGGTCCCGAGTTCATCATCGAGGAAGTCGAAAATCTCGACGCCGACGCCCAGGCCTTGTTGATGCCGCATTCGACATCGGAAGCGGGAACTTACATCGCCGGCAAAGACCTGCCGCTGGAGCAGACCATCGCCAATATGTCGGGGATTCTCGCCGACCTGGGCATGAAGATCGAAATCGCGTCGTGGCGCAACATCGTGCCCAACGTGTGGTCGCTGCATATCCGCGATGCGCACTCGCCAATGTGCTTCACCAACGGCAAGGGCGCGACCAAAGAGGGCGCGCTGGCCTCGGCGCTGGGCGAGTTCATCGAGCGGCTGAACTGCAACTTCTTCTACAACGATCAGTTCTGGGGCGAAGAGATCGCCAACGCAGAGTTCGTGCATTACCCGGACGAGCGCTGGTTCAAGCCTGGGCCGAAAGACGCGCTGCCAAGCGAGATCCTCGACGAATACTGCCTCGGCATTTACAACCGTGACGGCGAGCTGCTCGGCTCGCATCTGTACGACACCAACTCCGGCAACATCCAACGGGGCATCTGCTCGCTGCCGTTTGTGCGCCAGTCCGACAATGAAGTGGTGTACTTCCCGTCCAACCTGATCGAAAACCTGTACCTCAGCAACGGTATGAGCGCTGGCAACACGCTGGCCGAAGCTCAGGTGCAGTGCCTGTCGGAAATCTTCGAGCGTGCGGTCAAACGCGAAATCCTCGAAGGTGAAATGGCGCTTCCGGATGTGCCGCAGGCAGTGCTGGAGAAGTATCCGAGCATTCTGGCCGGTATCAAGGGTCTGGAAGAGCAAGGCTTCCCGGTGCTGGTCAAGGATGCGTCGCTGGGCGGTGAATTCCCGGTGATGTGCGTCACGCTGATGAACCCGCGAACTGGCGGTGTGTTCGCCTCGTTTGGCGCGCACCCAAGCCTGGAAGTGGCGCTGGAGCGTAGCCTGACCGAACTGTTGCAGGGTCGCAGCTTCGAAGGTCTGAACGACTTGCCACAACCGACTTTCTCGGGCCAGGCGGTGACTGAGCCGAACAACTTCGTCGAGCACTTCATTGACTCCAGCGGTGTGGTGTCGTGGCGTTTCTTCAGTGCCAAAGCGGACTTCGAATTCGTCGAGTGGGACTTCTCCGGTCAAGGCGAAGACTCCAACGCCGAAGAAGCCGCAACCCTGTTCGGCATCCTCGAAGACATGGGCAAAGAAGTCTACATGGCGGTCTATGAGCACATCGGTGCCAAGGCTTGCCGGATTCTGGTGCCGGACTACTCGGAAATCTATCCGGTCGACGACTTGATCTGGGACAACACCAACAAAGCGCTGCAATTTCGCGCCGACATCCTCAACCTGCACAGCTTGAGCAAAGTCGGCTTGCGTAACCTCGCCCAGGGCCTGGAAAACAGCGAGCTGGACGATTACACCGAGATCACCACGCTGATCGGCATCGAGTTCGACGACAACACGCCGTGGGGCAAGCTGACCATTCTCGAACTGCGCCTGCTGATTTACCTCGCCTTGCAGAAGTACGATCAGGCGAAAGACCTGGTCGAAGCCTTCCTGCAATACAACGACAACACCGTCGAACGCGGTTTGTTCTACCAGGCAGTGAACGTGGTGCTGGAGATGGAACTGGACGAGGATCTGCAACTGGCCGACTACGAAACGAACTTCCGCCGCATGTTCGGCGACGAGCGCATGGACGCGGCCATTGGTTCGGTAAACGGTAGCGTACGTTTCCATGGTTTGACCCCGACCAGCCTGAAACTTGAAGGTCTGGATCGACATTTGCGCTTGATCGAGAGCTACAAGAAGCTGCATTCGGCGCGGGCTAAAGTCGTGGGTTCAATGCAATAA